A window of Pseudoliparis swirei isolate HS2019 ecotype Mariana Trench chromosome 2, NWPU_hadal_v1, whole genome shotgun sequence genomic DNA:
tttgttttttgtgggaAACCTCTGGGTTTCTCTGAGGCTgctgtcattaaaaaaagaaaaaggcctcAAAGCAAGATGGGTTTGTTTCTGTGATTCAGGGGAGAGGAAAGAATAACAATGTATAACCActctttacattttctttatacgTTGCATTTGACGAAATAATACGTGGCCTCCGTTCAGCGGAGAAATGTCTCTTTGGTTTGAGCGGACGATAAAGCAAAGACACCTGAAGCAGGACAAGAAACCGCAACTCTGGAAGAGATCACAAGCCAAATTATTTTCTTAAATCACTCACTTAAACCGTAACAATCCAATGTATGTGTTTTTAAGAAAAAGTAAGTACAGCTGCAACATAACTGCAGTGGAGTATAAAGATAAAGTAAAACAGACTGGATATGTTCATGTAAAGTACCTTAAAATGTACTTTTGTACAGTATTAAAATGTAGTAAAGTAGGTCCCGCCCCCTGAGAGAACCAGTCTTTAACGAGTGACACAGAACAAGAACTCAATCACTGAAGCCATCCAACATATTTACTGTGTGCTTGAACGAGGCGCATGAGGAAAATGGAAAATGGAATAGAAATATACATGTCAGAGTTAAAGATGAAGCAAGCAATGGATTTGTTTACGCTATTAGTCATTTAAGTTAGTTGtgggtttaaaaagaaaaaaagcctaaATAATCTGGTTCAAACTTCTTCAAATGTGCATATTTCCCGTTTTTCCTCATCTTGTATGATATTGAACTGAATATATTTTGGGTTTTTGGATTGTTGCTGAGACTCAAATAAGGATATCTTGTCCCTAAATGAACGAACACAGCGGTCCCACTGGAGCGCCGGTCGCTGCTGTAAACACTGCTGTGAAGCAGAAAATTCAGCACCGCAATGCAGATCCATAAATTTCACAAACGAGCTCCGGCTTAGCTCCAAATGTTCACTTCACGTGCGGTAGACTGGAACAGCAATGTGCGCTGGAGCCTTTCATTAACACCCTGAGCCTCAGAAGGCTTTCCTCTCGTTTAACCCTCTGCAGGCTCTATGACCTTTGACACCTTCCCCTTTGATCCACACCTGGGAGCATCTGGGTAAAGTCGTCAATCAGGTCAACAGTTTGGCAGTTTCTTTATCGTGCCACTCTGCAGGTGTAACCTGAAACACGTGAATGAAAAACACTCATggattttaaatcttttaataTTCAAAAAATACTTCAATTTTGGCTTCTTAGTACATAAACCACCTGGATCGGCTCCTCTATTAATACAGTGTAGTTCTCTACGGTTTGTTAGGAAATGAAAAGTGCAAAGTAGTGAAcactctgtcctcagtccaccaCGCAGAGGAAAGGCTACTTCAATGCTCCCAAAGAAACAGTCAGCATGACGTCCAGGCGGAAACTACAGATGTCTGTcctccaaataaaaaaataaaagagcagGGGGCACAAGTGACCCGAGCCACGTGCAAAATCAAACGTGTGTTTCCACAGTAGACCTCCTGCGGGTGGAAATAAAAACCACTGTGTCATAACAGTCCTCCCTCCGTGAGCTACAGCAGAGGAGCTTCTTCTTCAAACTGTGTTCAGAGTCCACGGCGAAGCAGCAGATGCACGGGGCCCGCCCGCGTCTCTTTCTCCACGCTGTGCATCTGAAGTCATTTCAAGTTTCTTTTCTATATTGGTCTTTTTGGTTATTATGTATCCTATATCCCGCAGCCTCCTTCCTGCGTGCAGAATGATGCAGTCGAACAGCTTTAATCCAAACTGAGGatgtgaagaaaaagaaataaaaccaaaaaaagaaacactgcaAAGTAAACCTGTTTAGGGCAACACTGGCACAACCCGGATTCCTTACAGTTACTCAGACTACAACACAGTCCACAGACTCTAAGCAGCCGTTAtcgcttcttcttctgtttgagGGACTTTCTCCTCTTCAGTATCATTTCATACAGCTTGTCCATGCCCTCGTGAAGCCCCTCGCCGATGATAGCACACGCAGGTTGGATGTGATAGGCGGTGGAGGGGCTGAGCTCGTGCAGAGCCAGCTGCTTCTCGATGTCCGCCACCGGAAGGGATTTGGGCAGGTCCTGCTTGTTGGCGATGACCAGCAGCGGCGTGCCCTGGTTCTCTGCGAACTTGGTGACTTTGTGCAGTTCCGTCTTGGCCTCCTCGAGCCTGTCAACGTCCACCGAGTCCACGACGTAGATGATCCCATCGGTGCACCGGCTGTAGGACTTCCACAGGGGCCTCAGCTTCTCCTGGCCCCCGACGTCCCAGAAATGGCAACTGATGCCCTTCGCGGTGCCATTACTCAGCTTGATCTTCTCAGTGTTGAACCCGATGGTGGGAACCGTGTTGACGAACTCGTTGAATTTGAGTCTGTACAGGACCGTGGTCTTCCCGGCGGAGTCCAAGCCCAGCATGACGATGTGAAGAGACTGGAAGGCAGAGATGTTGGAAAAGCTGTTGCCCATTTTGGCGTTTTCTCCTTTCTGCAGAGCTGctggaggttgttgttgttgttgttgttgttgttgttgtttttggtggGTGAGGGGGGTGGCGGATAAAACCGCTCCGGTGCTCAGATCCCGCTCATGTAATTCCCGTGGGGAGACTGAGGTGGTGCGCAGGCCCCGGTGCGCTCCGGATGACTGATCGGCTCCGCTGTGGCCCTCAGCAGCagcgggggacgcggcgcgcgGTTCATTAGTATTCTCCTCACGCACTCGCATCCATTTGGCCGTCAAACGGCTCCTCCAGGACGGCGTGGACGCGGCGTCAGCGCTGTGAAGGACACCGGGGATCACACACACCTTTCCCCACCCGCAGGACTCCTCCCGTTGTCCTCCGACTCGGTTCCTCCGCAGGATCAAACACACCCTCTGGAAGCTGCGCACGAATACATCCACCTCACCAGGCTCGTGACTGCGCCCTGCTCTCGAGGTCGAACCGGgcaaggtggtggtggtgcgggGTGGGGAATTAACATCCACCGATTCGTTCGCCGGTTCGTGTCGGGTGCTGCTCTCCTGACGACCGCTGCAGCTGCTCTGTCTGCGGAGAGGCTGACAAAACAAGAGCGCAACACAAGAGGCGGCCCCGCTACGCTCCACCCCGCCGGGACATGTGCCAATGAGGCAGCGCGCGTCCTCACGAGCTGCGGCGGCCGCCCCGCAGCCTGCGAGGTGCACACGCGCACTGCCGGTGAAAAACTTCACGAGCAGCGGGTCGGTTCATAAACAACATATTGTTGTGAGATCTTCGTCTTGGATAAAATACACTGCGTCATGAATACTTCACGCGCTTCAAGGTAAATGTGAGCGTGTTGTTTTCTGAATGGTTTCGgtttcattttctttccgtcgcaaaataacacaaagagaaataaatgcACGAGTGTGAAACATGAAGGAGTTACACCCTACGTGGTAAATACACTGGCGTGTTATTATGCGTTCACGGTGATCGTCTGGGGGAAATCACGGGCAACTGCGCCCTCTACTGGTAGAAATGTGCAAGAACACGAAGGATGACTTTTCAATTACTTCAAGGACAATTTGTGAAACTAAGGCCCTCTTTGTCAAAACTCTATAAACCCCCAACaactcaaatatataaatagaataaaaaatacCGTACatctattgaaaaaacaaactCTTCATTCAAAATTATATGAACCCTTTAATATTCTAAAATATTTTTGCATCACTATTTAAGACGCAAACAGCAAATACAAAGCTCTTCCCACATGCcaacatattttgtttttccaCTAGAATCAGGGACAACAATGATCAATGATTAAATCAATAAATTGAAAACTAATTTCACTAAATACTGATTTGGAAATAAGAGTTGGTTGAAGCCCCAGAGCACCTGAGCAATGGTGGTGAATGTTGGAAAGAAGTATAAAAATAGGTATTTTACTTAAGTTAAAAAATCAATATCACCGTGTAGAACGACTCCATTATAGGaagcatttattttaaatacttacTTGGAATGTGTCAATAGCATCTTAATGTTGCCAACAAAAATTCGAATAAATCATCAATCTAATCCATAAATGCATCATATTGTGTTATCAGGTCATATGTTTTATATGTGAAATGTTGATCTGAAAAAGTAGAAACTATAGTTGTCAAATACACATAGTGCAGTAAGTAGTAACATATCtatatttcttttaattgttgtaGAGTAGAGGTTTAAAGTAGCATAATCATATGGAAATATGCAAGCGCACATGCCCGGCGTCTTGCAGCTCATAGTGTTTACCTGTTCATCACCACAGGAACTGCTGAAGCAAAGAAACTACAAGCCCAATACTGGATAATAATAACACActataacaaaaaaaaactcaatgaGGATTGTTCCTCAAAGgtagacaggaaaagaaagaaaaaacacctgCCTTCTCATTTAACATAATACAGTTGTAGGATATGCTGTACTTACTGCTTTCATCCACCAGATGGCAAACTGTGCTTATCTCTCACAGTGAAGAGgcagatgtttttatttctacACAACAGACTGGGCTGAGATCCAATGTGATTTTTAATCTGGAGTTTCTGCACATTCCGTCCTTTAAAGGAAAGCCCATCCATAAcatactcaaacacacacaaacacacacacagattcaggaAATAGGGGTTACCTGTGACAAAGAGACCTTGTACATGTGCACACATCTTCAGTCTCTTCAAATTCTCTTTCATCGCTATTCCAGTGAGGATACCTGCAGGAGCACCTCTCCACcaacctcctcttctctctgaatGAATGTGAACGAACGAACGAACGAACGAAcgaacgaacacacacacacacacacacgcacacgcacacacacacacacacacacacacacacttcacagtaGACGTGGGAGCCCTCTTCTGACTGCATTCATTCCCCGAAGCCCGATTCCTTTCCATGGATGTCATTACCGGGGCTCTACCGGAGGATAAACATAGATAAACTCCATTTACCCTGAAATGTTactcaatatttatatttccttttATTGTTACTGTTGGATATTGTTATCTTTACGATAGCCCAGAGGAGCCATTCACCAACCAAACTAACCCTCCTGCGACTGGTGTCTGTTCTCATGGTCCATACAGACAGATAACATCCATATCAAataatcttttatttaaaatacattcaggTAAATGTCGATGTAGGTGAAGCTGAGGCCAAACTGTACTTTAACCATGATAATATGTTTGTAGTTTAAGTCTCCAATTGAAACCCAGTCAGAATGCATATTGTGCCGCCTGTCATCTGTTGCAGACTGTGGTGGCTGGGCGTGATTAcactcagctgtggaggtgtgggggggagtggctcagggaacaggtgccgggaagaggcctaattggcctcagctgtggGGAATCAGGTTGATTGTCTCTCTGCCATATCAGCGgcgagggagacggagagacagggCCGGCAGAGCAGACACTGAATAAAGTGTCCTGCCAAACGTTACACTACGTGTCTTCATCCTTTGGTGTTGGGGAGCGGAAGCCGGGGGTGAATAACTGGACCCTGTACAGAGACATTTTGGATAGTTCAAGAGGCCGATcacatccgcacacacaggtgagcacactctcactagccccccacccccgacaacgatcgccgtgggctaagccccagatgtatccaaatcctagagacgcgcctggtgctcacctgtgtgcgcggatgtgtcagcgcgtaacacggcagagcgatgcgcgttatgggagcggcggcgctgggcttagcccagaagagtgaagcagcgaaatttgtagacatagaaacactctcagacagcagcttgctgttacgtgcgcctgctgccagcctgactccgctgttttgggtgaatgacgtcacgtgcgacctggaggtgttaaccacttgtgtgccaaatcttttttttctttttattaacattcggggctttagcctagggacgccactgagtctcacgctcaatgcgtgacacttgagagccctgagaatgtttaatattaattataacactattagaccgccattacatttttcctctcgcgcaccccctagagacagctcgcgcacccccagggaaTCCCTGGTCTAGAAGATCGACATGAATAGTACAGTGATTAGTCAAATTTGCAATATTCTAATTTGACCATTTTGGGGTAAATTGGGCCACAGAAATGACAGTTATTTCCTTAATGGGGTGCTTTGCTATAAAAAACGGTTAAATTGGCTTCAGTTAATTAGATTTATTGAAATCAAAGAGGTTGTTTCATCAGGATGGCTCCACTGCTGAGGAACATTTGTAGATCTAAAATTGCCAATGGGACCACATACGTGTTCACTAAATGTTCAAAACCATGATTTATTCACATCATCAGGCAGGTTTCCCAGAAGCTCCTTCACGCGGGAGTTTTCTAATCGcttgatggaggtggtgcatgtTTATCTGCTCAAAATCCCTATCCTCTGAAAAGCAGCTCCATAGTTATGTTAATGATATTCTCTCGTTTACGCTCTGTGTTGTCTGGAGATATTAAATATTCACATGTGAAGCTCAAAAGGGGGGTCATAAATAGCCATGAAAGGATtgctgtttttaaatgaatgatgtTATGCATGGGCCAGACGTGGGCCTTTATTACTGATGAGTCATGTTACACAACCGTGTTTTGGTCCGACACCCAGATCTAAATTGACCACGGGggctattttttaaatcataaaataataatgatttaaATTATGCACAAGGCAACAACGCGAGGCTACTATTTCAAAATGAAAGAGTATGTTATTAAATCTGAACGTGCAGCTCTAGCAGGGCGCTACATCTCAGGCTGAAGAGTCCCCCCACCTGCACACGACAAGCAGCGCTCACCATTACTCAGGGGAACACTTGCCACTGAAATGTCATTTTGTAATAAAAGTGTTGCCGAGACGCTGCATCCTCAACGTTGCATTATTTATGAACGAATAATGGAAGCGTATGAAATCAATGTCGGACGATGAGAAAGACGGAGTTTGTGTCAGAACCGCCCGGTCTCCGGCCGAGCTGTTTGCTAACGAAGACCGTGGAGTCTGATGTGCAGGTTATGGCGACGCTGATAACACATCCAGACATCCCTCACGACTCTAGTGTTctctggattttattttttcctctaATCCCGACAGGAAGGCCATAGAAAATTGGTCTGCGGCAGCCATGAAAGACGAGTGATGCAACTGAGGTCTTTGTCTGTGAAATCATGTCGAATGACTCGAGGGCCTGTGTGGTGCTCAGCGCCGAGCTCGCACTTCAATCAGGAAGACAGATTTCCCTAAGAACTCGGCCAGTGAAAAACACATCGGGAGACCTTAATGTCCTTTAACCTCCAGCAGCAgtcgggtgggtggggggggggggtcaaagtcACGAGGCACAAATCAAAACACACAGTGGGcgctttcagtttatttttcctTTCGGAATTCTGCATAGAAAAGTAAAGAACAGGGGAGAAAATCCAAACTCCACACGCAAAGGAGCAGCAGCCCTCCGAGGTCGATGAACGATGCTGCGCTGCATTGTTCTTCCTGAATGCAGATGGTGGctttaacatgaaacatggctGCAGTGAAAATTATCTATATTCTTGGCAAAAGTTTTTGCCTGCATATATGAGCACCATCACATTATCTCCATCCTCCGCTGAATGGACGTGTCTCCGAACAGCCTGCAGAAGCTTGATtgttgcagctgctgctgcaggtggtGTCCTGCAGGTCTTGTGTTCTCCAACCTAATAGACCACGGAGCGTCTTTATTGGCTCCTCCAGCCTGCTTTTGGGGGATAAAAGCCTCGCTGTGCGTATCACATGCGTAATAGCTGAGGGGACTAGTTCGCTAAAGAAAGCATCCGGACTAGAAGCCCTTcagataaaaagagagagagtggtgtgGCCGAATCAAAGGGATGGAAAGATGTCTCAACTCAAGTGCTTTTGATGGAGGTGGAGTGTTGTTTTTCTGTATGTCTGCAAATAAACAGGCTCCCAGGCGTGTGATATTCAATGTGGATGCAATGCTGTACTTTAGCAGGATCAGAGCTCTGAGGAGGCAAAATGATCGATGATTTCCAAAATATCATCATCCAACGGTTCTCATGAGAAAGTGACTCCTCTTTGATTGTGTGCACTACACAAGTTTAGAAACGCGTGTCAAAATCCGTGTTGTTACACCTACACTCACGTTTCAAAGTAAACTTTTGTCGTGACAGGAAACGACTCACTATCGAATGGCTGTTACTCCAGTATGCTGGTCACATGACAAAGACATCAATattgacttcctgttgcacaAGTGGCACAAACGAGATGTACTTGCAAATACCttctgtatttatatgtgtaccCTTCCACCTCCCCTCATACAGCTTGCTTTAAACCCCCACAGAGACTGTGTGGGCTTTTGCGTTATTTAAACTTGCTCATTCATGAATTTGTGAAAAAGATCCCAAAGCGCATGCATTGTTGTCCCGTTGCTGCTATTTCCACAGAACCACAAATATCAACCTCATGGTGGCACTAGAGGGAAAGTCAGTCCGCCTATTGTCTGCAGCGATGTCCCAGAACGCAGCAATTAAGGTGGCGATCACAATGTGTTGTCCAACAATAGTGGAGATAACAACCCAGGTGGTAAAAACACTTATCTTTAATGTAGTGTGAACTCCATGCTCTGGATTGATAAACCCACCTGACAAAGGTTTAATTCTCACCATCCACATGTGTTGGGGAAACGACGTTCAGCTTTCAGGTGGCTCCTGTTTAAACAGCGAGGGAAGGCGAAGTCTACGTGCCGCTGTTTGGACAGAACGCCGCCCGTTGACCTCTGAACCCGTTTGACAAACATCTGCACGCCGAGCAGGAATGCATCGCCTCCACGAGGAGATTTAGGTTTAGAAAACACGGACGACGGCGTCGGGGAGCCGTGGCCCTGCAGAACGAGGTCAAAGTCGCCTGCGATCTTCAGCCTCGGCGGGCCGCCGCGTACGCGCAGCAGCGGGCGCCGTTCATTAACGCCTTCTGTCGGATGCAAATGAGAAACTGATTGAAAGAATGAGTCGCTGCAGGTCACAGCACGTCTCCGGGAGTCTGGAGGAACGATCCGTGAACTCGGTAAAATGGTGAATTCACATTGTGTGTTTGGTGAAACGCGTCCTCGGTTCATCTTAGAGGAACAAGTCAGATGAGTGTTAtgagcacacacaaaaacatgaaaGGGAAATAATTTCCCTGTCAACAAAGTGTGAGTCGGTCTCTCCAGAGACAGCTGGTTATTGCTTTTAATCAAACGAAGAGGAAGAAGTGCACTTTTTAAGAATTATTTTTAGTGGTGGATTAATGCACCTTTGGTGATTAATATTAGACTCCAGTGAGTATATCCATGGTAATGATGTAATATGTCACTCGGTGCAACACTGAGGCTTTATGATGTCTTTTGAATGGACAATGATGGAAGACAATATATCAGACTTTGGTACTAATTCATGGGTTAATTCACTGAAAATtactcatttgtgtgtgtgggggggggggggttgttcttCCAGTCTGTAGGCTTCATCTTCTTGAGACCACTAGTGTCTGTACAAAATGACAATTCATCCAATAGTTGATGAGATATTTCAGTACGGAGCAAAGCGGTATCGACGACCTGACCGACATTGTTATCTCCACGCTGCAACATCTCCCAGAAACCGTGTCACGCTGACATTTTTGCAGAGCTGCGTATCATTTTTCATTCCATACTTAGAATTTGGCTAAAATGAGCCTTTAAGAAGAAGAGTCTTATGAAAccggagcagaggaggaaaacaacaaaGTGGCACGATGCCTCTGAGAGAGGAAACtgagttgttgtggttgttttccTTTGTTGCCTCTCAGCTCTCACATTATTCATCTCCTGCAATCTGCAGTCAGAGATGAAGAGTGAGAGGCCTGATCTTGAAATATATTCTCTGTTTGTTGACAGTCATTTGTCTTGATGTCTTTCAGTCATTAccgctctctttttctttctcctagtatctctctctctctctctctctctctcacacacacacacaaacacacaaaggttGTTATGGAGATTTGCATGCTGTGCTCCCGAGGTTGCCATGGCACCAGGTTTTACTCGGCGCAGAGTGTTTTGTTggcgaggctccgcctccctccagcaGCTCAAATTAATAAAACAGTTTGGTCTGTGCATGTTTACCACCTCCCCAAATGGACCATAAGGACTgcgatggaggaagaggaggatgtgggCGAGGCAGAAAGTGAGAGGGGTGTGATCCAGAGGCGATCCATTATCTGGTGATTGAAAAACAACCCTGAAGTTGATGGCAGTGCTGAGAGCAACGCTGAGGGAAGAGAAGCAGCCGTGTGCCGAGTTTCGCTTCAGCTGCAAATAGGAAGAAAAATACTATTTATTATTCAGTCATGCTGTTTTTACCATAAAACCATGCAGTCGGTCTCCGTGTTAAAGCTGACGAGCGTTAAAAATGGGAAAACCTCCCTCTGTGTTGGTGTATATAAAAAGAGATGTCGGGAGCCTGCAGAGGAGACACATCAACAGATTGAAATGTAGCATCCAACAAGACATCAGCGCATGTTTTTCGTTAACACCACaaagaaactctctctctctctctgcttgatGCAAGTCTGAGATTCTGTTATATTTGACACAGAATGAGACTAACTGCTTTTCAGaatgtaatacaaatatatataatactatgaATAGACTCCAGACTTAAATCAGTGGAGCAAACTGTATTCCTGAACTTTAATGCCACACTGACATTGTGGGAGTAAGTTTGATATGAGAAATCCAGATTGATGGTGAAACGTTCAGTTCTCTTGCTCTCTGCTGATGAGAGCAGAGTTTTCTTAAGCCGGTCTCCAACGCTGACGAAATGTCCTTATCTCTGCAGACACATCCTCCTTGAAACCAAGTGGGTTTCAAACCGACGAGGTTTCCTAGGAGACAAACGGCGAACGTCACCGGTGGTCTGTTGTTGAAGAGAGAGAAACGGGGGGTGGGGAGTCGGTATCTCTTGGACCCGAGTCGCCAGTAAAATGTAATCAGTCCATCATCCTGGCCCGGAAGAGCCGTTTggtttttttccacttttacCTCTAAAGCCTGCGTGCGTGCTCGACTGAAAATCCAACAAAAGTCAAAGACCCTTTTGTCTCAGTCTGCAGAACATGCCGCTAATCGTCGCTCTGCATTTCCTCGAGCACTGAAAAGCACTCCTCTGTCAGGACCTGGTCGTCAGTGACGCAAATACTACAAATGCCGCTGAACATTCTTCATGAATCCAGTTAGAATTATATAATATCCGCCCGCCGCATTAATTGAAGCAGCCGTAATCATGACTCGAAGGTCGCGGGTGGAACGACAACATATCTGGAGGAGGCCGTTGTCTCCTCTCATATGCGACCTCAAGCCATTTGTTGTTCTGCATTTGGTTGTTGAGGTAGTCGCTGTTTTTGTCGTACAATATATATCTTACAATAATACTAGCAGTATGGAGTCATTGCCCTCATTGCTGCAAGCTACCTGTAGCTATACCtccaggtatgacatcactTGGAACAAAAGGTTTCATTGGTCAGACTTATTTCTACAGACGGAAATCGGGTGAAATCAAAGTTGATCCGAATTCTTCTTCCCTCGCATTAGTGTTGCACAGTGGTGTGCAtgcacatcttttttttcagtAAATGTCCATGCTTGGCGTTTTGCCATCGCTGATAATATGTTGTGTCGAGGGAGATGTGAGATTGAAGGGGACGAGGcttgaaagcaaaaaaaaacatgagcaACCAGAAGTGTAGTCGGACATCTCAGACCTCTGCCAAGGCTAATCTACTGCAAAATGAAATGGGCTCTCCCTTGGCCCAAGATACACCTTATGCCAGGACTTTCAGGCCAAAAGTCTTTCCTTCTGGTAAACAGAGACAAGCAAACCAAACGGAAAACACAACCTTCTTGGTGGAAGTAACAAAGCATCATGGACAAGCTGAAGAAAAGGGGCTTTTATATACACcggtatgtactgtatatgcagCGATGATGGTGTGTAGTCTGTATGCAGGGCTGATGAAGAAAGTGGTAACAGGATTAGCATGTTGGGCGGGGAGGGTCAGGTGACTGGGAGGGGTGTGGCTGGGTGTGGGAGTGAGgcgacaggagacagaaggcaTCTGTTGGCCAAGTAGAGATGGGAAATAAACTTGTTTGAGCAAGAGAGAATGTGACTGAAGGCGgagtgtgtacatgtacacacacacacacacacaagtatactgtatatatatatatatatatatatttgtacatgtaTATACCCGTTTGGTCTTTTTGTCTAGTTTACAACTTTAACATATGTTGCTCATCCGTCAAATCTGAAATGATACAATAAAAACACTGCGACACAAAAATAAAGAGCATTATgagatacatttataatatCACCCGGACATGTTGCGCTTGTCTGGCCTTCAGCTGCACCTGGGTGTCATGTAAACACGGAGCTGCCTGtggcctccaccctccatccatCAACGCCTCTCCTTTTGCTCCGGCTCCTGTTTGTTAGTGCTCCGTATCGCCCCACGAACCCCACGGacccacggacacacacacacacacacacaaggatttgattcggggaggaggctgacgGTGCCGAGTACACAGAGAGTCGGCCTCCCTGCCAGGTTTCGATCTCACTCACCTTTCTCATCAGAGAGCTGCTCCGAGAACAAACAGACGTTTGTTCGGCTCTTGTCAGCAGACATGCAAACTCCTGCTGCCGGGTTTATTCACCGGTTGGTGAATCATGCGTATTTCCCTGAAAATGACCCTACAGAGAAAGGTCAGCATTTTCACCTGCATTTCATGCTCCTCGAAGACCGTTTACTCCTCTGGATCCAATTAAACTGATTTATAAAAAGTGAGGAGAAATGTGTCGAGAAACACCAGAACTTCTGAGTTTCTCAAAGTTATTTGAACAATCAAAAGAGTGAAATGTCTTGAttagaattttttatttttatttcagcccGAGATGTGCACGACTGATTGTTTCTCCGTCTCACTTTCACCATTTTAATTAACCAAAGTAGTCTCGTATTTTTTCTCGCATTGCAAATTCCTCAGTGGTTATTGAGATCTGTTGAGGTTGTTGACCAACTCATGGTAAACAAAGAATACTGGACATGTGTCACGGCCAATGGATACGGGTAACAAAGGAAGTAGaccttgaataaaaaatagATTAGCACTTCAAAGGCACTTACTTACACCATTTTGTAGTTtagctttcttgaagaaatgttactttcttgattcttgtt
This region includes:
- the LOC130208267 gene encoding ADP-ribosylation factor-like protein 4C; this encodes MRVREENTNEPRAASPAAAEGHSGADQSSGAHRGLRTTSVSPRELHERDLSTGAVLSATPLTHQKQQQQQQQQQQPPAALQKGENAKMGNSFSNISAFQSLHIVMLGLDSAGKTTVLYRLKFNEFVNTVPTIGFNTEKIKLSNGTAKGISCHFWDVGGQEKLRPLWKSYSRCTDGIIYVVDSVDVDRLEEAKTELHKVTKFAENQGTPLLVIANKQDLPKSLPVADIEKQLALHELSPSTAYHIQPACAIIGEGLHEGMDKLYEMILKRRKSLKQKKKR